In a genomic window of Anser cygnoides isolate HZ-2024a breed goose chromosome 28, Taihu_goose_T2T_genome, whole genome shotgun sequence:
- the LOC136787119 gene encoding olfactory receptor 14C36-like — protein sequence MPNSSSITEFLLLAFADTRELQLLHFALFLAIYLAALLGNGLILTAVACDHRLHTPMYFFLLNLALLDLGCISTTLPKSMANSLWDTRAISYQGCASQVLFFVFFFGSEYSILTIMAYDRYVAICKPLHYGSLLGSRACAQMAAAAWGSGFLNAVLHTASTFSLPLCQGNAVEQFFCEIPHILKLSCSDAYLREFELLVFSFSLVFGCFVFIVLSYVHIFRTVLRMPSEQGRHKAFSTCLPHLAVVSLFVSTDMFAHLKPPSISSPSMDLVVTVLYSVVPPAVNPLIYCMRNQELRDAVRTLLEYTNFQHIHL from the coding sequence atgcccaacagcagctccatcaccgaattcctcctcctggcattcgcagacacgcgggagctgcagctcctgcacttcgcgctcttcctggccatctacctggctgccctcctgggcaacggcctcatcctcaccgccgtagcctgcgaccaccgcctccacacccccatgtacttcttcctcctcaatcTTGCCCTCCTCGActtgggctgcatctccaccactctccccaaatccatggccaattccctctgggacaccagggccatctcctatcaagggtgtgcttcACAAGTcctcttttttgtcttcttctttGGTTCAGAGTATTCaattctcaccatcatggcctacgaccgctacgttgccatctgcaagcccctgcactacgggagcctcctgggcagcagagcttgtgcccagatggcagcagctgcctggggtagtggctttctcaatgctgtcctgcacacggccagtacattttccctgcccctctgccaaggcaatgctgtggagcagttcttctgtgaaatcccccacatcctcaagctctcttgctcagatgcctacctcagggaatTCGAGctacttgttttcagtttttctttagtatttggttgttttgttttcattgtgttatCCTATGTGCACATCTTCAGgactgtgctgaggatgccctctgagcagggccggcacaaagccttttccacgtgcctccctcacctggctgtggtctccctgtttgtcagtaCAGACATGTTTGcccacctgaagcccccctccatctcttccccatccatGGACCTGGTCGTGACAGTTCTGTACTCAGTAGTGCCTCCAGCtgtgaaccccctcatctactgcatgaggaaccaggaactAAGGGATGCAGTGAGGACACTGCTTGAATACACAAATTTTCAGCATATTCACCTATAA
- the LOC136787079 gene encoding olfactory receptor 14C36-like — protein MSNSSSITEFLLLPFADTRELQLLHFALFLGIYLAALLGNGLILTAVACDHRLHTPMYFFLLNLAVLDLGCISTTLPKAMVNSLWDTRAISYAGCAAQVFIFLFLMSAEYSILTIMSYDRYVAICKPLHYGSLLGSRACAQMAAAAWGSGFLNAVLHTANTFSLPLCQGNAVDQFFCEIPQILQISCAHSYLKSFWVVVTDVCLASGCFVFIVFSYVQIFRAVLRMPSEQGRHKVFSTCLPHLFVVSLFISTCFFASLKPPSISSPSLNLVVAVLYSVIPPTSNPLIYSMRNQELKWAIRKVITWMFLNRDKLPLFFQK, from the coding sequence ATGTcgaacagcagctccatcaccgagttcctcctcctgccattcgcagacacgcgggagctgcagctcctgcacttcgcgctcttcctgggcatctacctggctgccctcctgggcaacggcctcatcctcaccgccgtagcctgcgaccaccgcctccacacccccatgtacttcttcctcctcaacctcgccgtcctcgacctgggctgcatctccaccactctccccaaagccatggtcaattccctctgggacaccagggccatttcctatgcaggttgtgctgcacaggtctttatttttctctttctgatgtCAGCAGAGTATTCaattctcaccatcatgtcctatgaccgctacgttgccatctgcaagcccctgcactacgggagcctcctgggcagcagagcttgtgcacagatggcagcagctgcctggggcagtggctttctcaatgctgtcctgcacactgccaatacattttccctgcccctctgccaaggcaatgctgtggaccagttcttttgtgaaatcccccagatcctgcAGATATCCTGTGCACACTCCTACCTGAAGAGTTTTTGGGTAGTTGTGACTGATGTCTGTTTAGCatctggctgttttgttttcattgttttttcctatgtgcagattttcagggctgtgctgaggatgccctctgagcagggccggcacaaagtcttttccacgtgcctcccccacctctttgtggtctccctgtttatcagcaCATGCTTTTTTGCTtccctgaagcccccctccatctcctccccatccctgaacctggtggtggcagttctgtactcggtgatACCTCCAACATcgaaccccctcatctacagcatgaggaaccaggagctcaagtgGGCTATTAGGAAAGTGATTACATGGATGTTTCTGAATAGAGACAAActtcccctctttttccagaaatga